In the Streptobacillus felis genome, AAAGGTTGTGTGCTAAATTTCCATAATTAGTTAATAGTAATAGTACTTCTGTATCAATGTCTAACCTTCCAACGGGCAATAAATAATAAGTTTTAAAATCTGTAATTAAATCTAAAACAGTTTTTTGTTTTAAATCTTCTGTAGCACTAATATATCCTTTAGTTTTATTTAACATATTTTACCTAAATTTCGTGTAATTTATTATATTGTTTTAATATTTAATATAAACTTTTTTTTCATCAATTTACTTATCATTGGACTTTAAAATAATATCATTAACAGTAATATTTCTTAATTTAAT is a window encoding:
- a CDS encoding pseudouridine synthase; translation: MLNKTKGYISATEDLKQKTVLDLITDFKTYYLLPVGRLDIDTEVLLLLTNYGNLAHNL